A region of Maridesulfovibrio sp. DNA encodes the following proteins:
- a CDS encoding phosphotransacetylase family protein, which translates to MSGLYIGSTSGYSGKNMIVMGLGLYFQKQGVSLGYMKPVGAIPAEVDGRLGDEDAFFIQKVLGVSNPPNVVTPVVVTHDFKVQAFNGKVDDHVQPIIDGYAKISAEKDLTLVAGSGSMYSGKYCGVDGIHLVKKLGIKCVVIDRFQKELNYDYLVVLKESLGDNLAGVVLNDIPPTFMDEITTLIKPFLERKGVKVLGVIPKDPLMGTIKVGDLADRLGGKIITAHNRTDQPVESFLIGTMQVENFMTHFRRHRNSAVIVGGDRSDVQLVALEGECPCLVLTGNLYPNDIILTRSEVLETPIIVVRDDTFSVAKRMEDILSRHKLRESAKIKHGVDLVEKHIDFGYLKKQLGLVY; encoded by the coding sequence ATGTCCGGTTTATATATTGGTTCTACCAGCGGTTATTCCGGTAAGAACATGATTGTCATGGGCTTGGGGTTGTATTTTCAAAAGCAGGGCGTCAGCCTCGGCTACATGAAGCCCGTGGGTGCCATTCCTGCGGAGGTAGATGGCCGTCTGGGTGATGAAGATGCGTTTTTCATTCAAAAGGTGCTCGGTGTTTCCAATCCGCCGAACGTAGTCACCCCCGTGGTTGTGACCCATGATTTCAAGGTGCAGGCTTTCAACGGCAAGGTTGATGACCATGTTCAGCCTATTATTGACGGTTACGCCAAGATCAGCGCGGAGAAGGATCTGACTCTGGTTGCCGGGTCCGGTTCCATGTATTCCGGTAAATATTGCGGGGTTGATGGAATTCATCTGGTTAAGAAACTGGGTATCAAGTGTGTGGTCATCGACCGTTTCCAGAAGGAATTGAATTACGATTATCTGGTGGTGCTCAAGGAGTCGCTGGGGGATAATCTTGCCGGGGTTGTGCTTAACGACATTCCTCCGACTTTTATGGATGAAATCACCACGCTGATAAAACCTTTTCTGGAGCGCAAGGGAGTTAAAGTCCTCGGCGTGATCCCCAAAGATCCGCTTATGGGTACAATCAAGGTCGGTGATCTGGCAGACCGTCTTGGCGGAAAGATTATTACCGCTCACAACCGAACCGATCAGCCTGTGGAAAGTTTCCTTATCGGAACCATGCAGGTGGAAAATTTCATGACCCATTTCCGCAGGCACCGCAATTCAGCGGTTATCGTCGGTGGAGACCGTTCCGATGTTCAACTGGTGGCCCTTGAAGGAGAATGCCCCTGTCTGGTGCTGACCGGTAATCTTTATCCCAATGATATTATCCTGACCCGTTCTGAAGTATTGGAAACACCCATCATAGTGGTCCGGGACGATACTTTCAGTGTTGCCAAGAGGATGGAAGATATCCTTTCCCGGCATAAATTGCGTGAATCAGCAAAAATCAAACACGGGGTAGATCTGGTGGAGAAGCATATTGACTTCGGATACCTGAAAAAACAGTTGGGTTTGGTCTATTGA
- a CDS encoding MBL fold metallo-hydrolase produces MKEIQVETFVLGPLETNSYLLTSGSEAVVIDCGMDPEPILKAVSQRKLKVQSIYLTHMHFDHIGGVSALQKMTGATVYGNNKDIYLHEIPLKDGGSLEFKELLDFTVHDLKQGRQTILGHPVMVFETPGHTPGSLSFFFPSLSSVFVGDLLFMISVGRTDLPGGNSDELLSSIKNRIFILPGETKIFSGHGPMTTVKHELRYNPFFTE; encoded by the coding sequence ATGAAAGAAATACAGGTTGAAACTTTTGTGCTTGGTCCCCTTGAGACCAACTCATACCTGCTGACATCCGGCTCGGAAGCAGTGGTGATTGACTGCGGCATGGATCCGGAGCCTATCCTGAAAGCCGTCAGCCAACGGAAACTGAAGGTACAGTCCATCTACCTTACCCACATGCATTTCGACCATATAGGCGGAGTTTCAGCATTACAAAAGATGACCGGAGCCACGGTTTACGGCAACAACAAAGACATTTACCTGCACGAAATTCCGCTCAAAGATGGCGGTTCCCTAGAGTTCAAGGAATTGCTGGATTTTACTGTCCACGATCTGAAACAGGGCCGTCAGACTATTCTAGGACATCCGGTAATGGTATTTGAAACACCGGGTCATACTCCCGGTAGCCTGTCATTTTTTTTCCCGAGTCTAAGCAGCGTTTTCGTTGGGGACCTGCTGTTCATGATTTCCGTAGGAAGAACCGATTTGCCCGGAGGCAACAGTGACGAGTTGCTGAGTTCAATTAAAAACAGAATCTTTATTCTTCCTGGTGAAACAAAAATATTTTCCGGGCACGGCCCCATGACTACTGTTAAACACGAATTACGCTACAATCCCTTCTTTACAGAATAA
- a CDS encoding SGNH/GDSL hydrolase family protein translates to MDFLGRAVQSFGYPCTYRVLASPLTYNSSPGIIPEELAVMDAKFGLEKYYHDRNLLHQFQMIASADPEPQLIVMNLFHENSPLFVNIASNYIFFVNPEAWQEHPEFEAWMKDNFGMVQPNPGTYLKRYREMLGHLRERFPQVPIIVVSRLSHYPAFGPDPYSYLEGWSDLWRTAKPVINSWANEIEDLAVIDMDRVFGGIWAGSEKKIEVHCPFLKFKLTEENDTITGLHASRDVEHIGSMWPVLAAKIEQFLKEGCIDYAAEETVPDEWLRPWQPEKFDENRLIEMLSSGANYLCARAIGSFFLDLAKDYTDLLARTAEFTPVCHNTLHMIKTYSRIWPNPVLAHWCQVHRKAADAFTANGPLYTQDYLQRIDEIERFVG, encoded by the coding sequence ATGGATTTCCTTGGCAGGGCAGTACAGTCCTTCGGGTATCCCTGCACCTACAGGGTGCTTGCGTCTCCTCTCACCTATAACAGTTCTCCGGGAATCATTCCGGAAGAGTTGGCTGTTATGGATGCAAAATTCGGGCTGGAGAAATATTACCATGACCGCAATCTGCTTCATCAGTTTCAGATGATTGCGTCCGCTGATCCTGAACCGCAGCTTATTGTGATGAATCTGTTTCACGAGAATAGCCCGTTATTTGTCAACATTGCATCCAATTACATTTTTTTCGTCAATCCCGAGGCGTGGCAGGAGCATCCTGAATTCGAAGCGTGGATGAAGGATAATTTCGGTATGGTGCAGCCCAATCCGGGCACTTACCTCAAGCGTTACCGGGAAATGCTGGGCCATCTGCGAGAGCGTTTTCCGCAGGTACCCATTATTGTGGTTTCCCGACTGTCACACTACCCAGCTTTCGGTCCTGATCCTTATTCGTATCTTGAAGGCTGGTCCGATCTTTGGAGGACAGCCAAGCCGGTAATCAATAGCTGGGCAAATGAAATTGAGGATTTGGCTGTTATTGATATGGATCGTGTTTTCGGTGGAATATGGGCGGGGTCGGAAAAGAAGATCGAGGTCCATTGCCCGTTTCTCAAATTTAAGCTGACCGAGGAAAATGACACCATTACCGGGTTGCATGCCAGTCGCGACGTGGAACACATCGGTTCCATGTGGCCCGTGCTTGCCGCAAAGATAGAGCAGTTCCTGAAAGAAGGGTGTATTGATTACGCGGCGGAAGAAACTGTGCCTGATGAATGGTTACGCCCGTGGCAGCCTGAAAAGTTTGATGAAAACAGATTGATTGAAATGCTTTCATCCGGGGCCAACTACCTGTGCGCCCGGGCAATCGGTTCATTTTTTCTTGATCTTGCCAAGGACTACACTGATCTTCTGGCTCGTACCGCAGAATTCACCCCGGTCTGCCACAACACATTACATATGATAAAAACTTATTCCCGCATCTGGCCCAATCCGGTTTTGGCGCACTGGTGTCAGGTACACCGCAAGGCGGCAGATGCTTTTACAGCCAACGGTCCGCTTTACACGCAGGACTATCTGCAGCGTATTGATGAGATAGAAAGATTTGTCGGATGA
- a CDS encoding FAD-dependent oxidoreductase, giving the protein MTSNSFPTDTRSYDLVVVGAGPGGFDAALEAAEEGIKVALVEKDLLGGTCLNVGCIPTKMYLGATSPVEELAAQSKARVAKGEIEIDFKALCTKKDRFIAATRKAMAQKAKNLGIDIYPAVARIIEPGKVEVSHPEETAVLEYKSLVLATGSHPTVFPGLEPDNETILDNSGFLALEEMPTSLLVIGAGFIGLEMAQIAHRTGCKITVVDALDRIAVYEDPEVSKALQGVFKRHKWQFNLGVKVKSVTAEDGKAVLRTEDGEEFTADKALIAIGRRPNSADIGLDVLGIKTEGPGFVKVNENLEAAENVYAIGDLNGKILLAHAASHQAGYVVRRIAGKTQSPYEHGPIPSILYGSPETMRVGLMPADLEGKGDVKVSSFPLVANPIAQAYAATQGFVKVIWLDGHVAGITAVGHHVSGFTTAAAMIVQEGWTKDDIHKVVFPHPSLDEALLGALKAEQK; this is encoded by the coding sequence ATGACGTCAAATAGTTTCCCGACAGATACACGCTCCTACGACCTCGTGGTCGTAGGAGCCGGTCCGGGCGGTTTTGACGCGGCCCTTGAAGCTGCGGAAGAAGGCATCAAAGTCGCGCTGGTGGAAAAAGACCTGCTTGGCGGAACCTGCCTTAATGTGGGCTGTATTCCCACCAAAATGTACCTCGGTGCAACCTCCCCGGTGGAAGAACTTGCCGCGCAATCCAAAGCCCGCGTTGCCAAGGGTGAAATAGAAATAGATTTCAAAGCCCTGTGTACTAAAAAAGACCGCTTCATCGCTGCCACCCGCAAGGCAATGGCTCAAAAAGCGAAAAATCTGGGTATCGACATCTACCCTGCCGTGGCTAGAATTATTGAGCCCGGTAAAGTAGAAGTTTCCCACCCGGAAGAGACTGCTGTCCTAGAGTACAAATCACTTGTCCTCGCTACCGGTTCCCACCCGACCGTATTCCCGGGTTTGGAGCCTGACAACGAGACTATTCTCGATAACAGCGGATTTCTTGCGCTCGAAGAAATGCCCACCTCGCTGCTGGTCATCGGAGCAGGCTTCATCGGCCTTGAAATGGCCCAGATCGCCCACCGTACCGGATGCAAAATCACGGTAGTCGATGCCCTTGACCGCATTGCGGTTTATGAGGACCCCGAAGTTTCCAAAGCTTTGCAGGGAGTCTTCAAACGCCACAAGTGGCAATTCAATCTGGGAGTGAAGGTCAAATCCGTTACCGCTGAAGACGGCAAAGCTGTGCTGCGTACCGAAGACGGAGAAGAATTCACCGCCGACAAAGCACTCATCGCCATCGGACGCCGTCCCAATTCCGCTGATATCGGACTTGATGTTCTCGGAATCAAGACCGAAGGCCCAGGCTTCGTCAAGGTTAACGAAAACCTTGAAGCCGCTGAAAACGTCTACGCCATCGGTGACCTGAACGGGAAAATCCTGCTTGCCCATGCAGCCAGCCATCAGGCCGGGTACGTGGTCCGCCGCATTGCCGGAAAAACACAATCTCCCTATGAGCACGGCCCTATCCCGTCCATTCTCTACGGTTCTCCGGAAACCATGCGCGTTGGGCTCATGCCCGCCGACCTTGAAGGAAAAGGTGATGTGAAAGTCTCCTCCTTCCCGCTGGTAGCCAACCCTATTGCTCAGGCCTATGCAGCAACGCAGGGCTTTGTAAAAGTGATCTGGCTTGATGGACATGTTGCCGGGATTACTGCTGTAGGGCACCACGTCTCAGGCTTCACCACCGCAGCAGCCATGATTGTTCAGGAAGGCTGGACCAAGGATGATATCCACAAGGTTGTCTTCCCCCACCCCTCTCTGGATGAAGCTCTTTTAGGTGCGCTTAAAGCGGAGCAGAAATAA
- the gcvPB gene encoding aminomethyl-transferring glycine dehydrogenase subunit GcvPB has protein sequence MKTVFEKSVPGREGCWPEEPKSKIEDFIPAELLRKEAGMPSLSELDVVRHFTKLSQKNFGVDSNFYPLGSCTMKYNPKFTEQVAAMPGFAKLHPVISQLKGAGRHCQGALEVIHETESMLSELTGMAAFTLHPMAGAHGELTGVMLMAAYHRDKGNKKTKVICPDSAHGTNPASAAVAGYDVVSVESKDGIITPEALAEVLDDEVAGVMMTCPNTLGLFETHLPELVRMIHEKDALLYYDGANMNAIMGKLRVGDAGFDIVHLNLHKTLATPHGGGGPGSGPVGVSEKLIPFLPISRVAKMEDGQYYLDYDAPKSIGYVAPFYGNFGVYLKAYAYMLRLGREGLTRATEGAVLNANYMRKRLENHFEIPYNRICMHEFVASAVNQAKNGVRALDVAKALLDKGHHAPTIYFPLIVKECLMIEPTETENKETIDRFIDDLIEIAEMAEKNPEALQAAPVSMSVKRMDETKAARSMVITDDVK, from the coding sequence ATGAAAACAGTATTTGAAAAATCCGTTCCCGGTCGCGAAGGCTGCTGGCCCGAAGAACCCAAGTCAAAAATCGAGGACTTCATCCCCGCAGAACTTCTGCGTAAAGAAGCGGGTATGCCTTCCCTTTCCGAGCTGGATGTGGTTCGCCACTTCACCAAGCTTTCTCAGAAAAACTTCGGTGTGGATTCCAACTTCTATCCCCTCGGCTCCTGCACCATGAAATACAACCCCAAGTTCACCGAACAGGTGGCTGCCATGCCCGGATTCGCCAAGCTGCACCCGGTAATTTCCCAGCTCAAGGGAGCGGGCCGCCATTGTCAAGGTGCGCTTGAAGTCATTCACGAAACCGAATCCATGCTCAGTGAACTGACCGGAATGGCTGCATTCACTCTGCATCCCATGGCCGGTGCCCACGGTGAGTTGACCGGGGTTATGCTCATGGCCGCTTACCATCGCGACAAGGGCAATAAAAAAACAAAGGTCATCTGCCCGGATTCCGCCCACGGAACCAACCCCGCATCAGCCGCAGTGGCAGGATACGATGTTGTTTCAGTTGAATCCAAGGACGGCATCATCACCCCGGAAGCCCTCGCTGAGGTTCTGGATGATGAAGTGGCAGGCGTTATGATGACCTGCCCCAACACCCTCGGCCTGTTCGAAACCCATCTTCCTGAACTGGTCAGGATGATCCACGAAAAAGACGCTCTGCTCTACTATGACGGCGCGAATATGAACGCCATCATGGGCAAGCTGCGCGTCGGTGATGCCGGGTTCGACATTGTGCATCTCAACCTGCACAAAACCCTCGCTACCCCGCACGGTGGCGGCGGTCCCGGTTCCGGTCCGGTCGGCGTAAGCGAAAAACTTATCCCCTTCCTGCCCATTTCCCGCGTGGCTAAAATGGAAGACGGCCAGTACTACCTTGACTATGACGCACCGAAATCCATCGGTTATGTTGCCCCCTTCTACGGCAACTTCGGTGTTTACCTGAAAGCATACGCCTATATGCTCCGCCTCGGTCGCGAAGGCCTGACCCGCGCCACTGAAGGTGCGGTCCTCAACGCCAACTACATGCGCAAGCGTCTCGAAAACCATTTCGAGATTCCCTACAACCGCATCTGCATGCACGAGTTCGTTGCTTCTGCGGTCAATCAGGCTAAGAACGGCGTTCGCGCCCTCGATGTTGCCAAGGCACTGCTGGATAAAGGCCATCACGCCCCGACTATCTACTTCCCGCTCATCGTGAAGGAATGTTTGATGATCGAACCCACCGAGACTGAAAACAAAGAGACCATTGACCGCTTTATCGACGATCTCATCGAGATTGCAGAAATGGCGGAAAAGAACCCCGAAGCACTGCAGGCTGCACCTGTTTCCATGTCCGTTAAAAGGATGGACGAAACCAAAGCTGCACGCTCCATGGTGATTACTGATGACGTCAAATAG
- the gcvPA gene encoding aminomethyl-transferring glycine dehydrogenase subunit GcvPA, with protein MPYVPHSPEEIREMLDVIGVNSVDDLFAEIPAELRPKSFDLPKGKSEMAVLEMLGKMAAKNTTDLTSFLGAGFYDHFIPAAVDALSSRSEFYTAYTPYQPESSQGTLQAIFEYQTAMARLMDMDYANASVYDGGSALYEATLMAVRKTRRRKIIVSEALNPIYRVMLNSYTNNLNIELVTVPHNHGCTNVKSITAAVDKDTAAVIVQNPNFFGSVNDFTEMFAAVHEHKALAIMSTYPVMQSVLKTPGQMGADIAVADGQSIGQPLSFGGPYLGIMTCSKALVRQMPGRIAGRTEDEDGKTGYVLTIQAREQHIRRQKATSNICSNQALCALRTLIHLCLLGEEGLRRTAIISVERAHYAADRLTSIDGVEMFTKGPYVNEFAVTLPVNAFEVIDKLTERGIIPGFPVGRYYEGFENVLLVACTEKTTEEQIGIFAEILRGAI; from the coding sequence ATGCCTTACGTACCTCATTCCCCGGAAGAGATCCGGGAAATGCTTGATGTTATCGGCGTGAACTCCGTGGATGACCTCTTTGCCGAGATCCCGGCCGAACTGCGCCCCAAAAGTTTTGACCTGCCCAAAGGTAAAAGCGAAATGGCAGTTCTGGAAATGCTGGGCAAAATGGCCGCAAAGAACACCACGGATCTGACCAGCTTCCTCGGAGCAGGTTTTTACGACCATTTCATTCCCGCAGCTGTGGATGCCCTGTCATCCCGCAGCGAATTCTATACTGCCTACACCCCTTACCAGCCTGAATCTTCTCAGGGAACCCTGCAGGCGATTTTTGAATATCAGACTGCCATGGCCCGGCTCATGGACATGGATTACGCCAACGCCTCTGTATACGATGGCGGGTCCGCTCTTTACGAAGCCACCCTCATGGCCGTGCGTAAAACCAGACGCAGGAAAATCATCGTCAGTGAAGCACTGAACCCTATTTACCGGGTTATGCTTAACTCCTACACCAACAACCTGAATATTGAACTTGTCACAGTGCCCCACAACCATGGCTGCACCAATGTCAAATCAATTACTGCGGCAGTCGATAAGGACACTGCAGCTGTTATCGTTCAAAACCCCAACTTTTTCGGCTCGGTTAACGATTTCACCGAAATGTTCGCCGCAGTCCACGAGCACAAGGCTCTGGCAATCATGTCCACCTACCCGGTCATGCAGTCCGTGCTGAAAACTCCCGGTCAGATGGGTGCCGATATTGCTGTTGCAGACGGCCAATCCATCGGTCAGCCGCTTTCCTTCGGCGGCCCGTACCTCGGAATTATGACCTGCTCCAAAGCTTTGGTCCGCCAGATGCCCGGACGCATTGCAGGACGTACTGAAGACGAAGACGGCAAGACCGGTTACGTTCTGACCATCCAGGCCCGTGAGCAGCACATCCGCCGCCAGAAAGCGACTTCCAATATCTGCTCCAACCAGGCTCTCTGCGCCCTGCGTACCCTGATCCACCTCTGCCTGCTGGGAGAGGAAGGCTTACGCCGGACAGCAATCATTTCCGTTGAACGCGCACACTATGCTGCCGACCGCCTCACCTCCATTGACGGTGTGGAAATGTTCACCAAAGGCCCCTACGTCAACGAATTTGCTGTAACCCTTCCGGTAAACGCCTTTGAGGTAATCGATAAGCTCACCGAGCGCGGCATCATCCCCGGTTTCCCTGTAGGACGTTACTACGAAGGATTTGAAAACGTGCTGCTGGTAGCCTGCACAGAAAAGACCACTGAAGAACAGATCGGCATCTTCGCCGAGATTCTGCGGGGGGCAATCTAA
- the gcvH gene encoding glycine cleavage system protein GcvH, protein MIPQELLYSKSHEWLKVDGENGVIGITHFAQEQLGDLTFVELPQEGDTFAAGDEFGSIESVKAASEMYAPVDCEVIAVNEALEDAPEKVNEDPYGEGWLVKVKITGPTDALLDAAAYEKVTEEEAH, encoded by the coding sequence ATGATTCCGCAGGAACTTCTTTACTCCAAATCCCACGAATGGCTCAAGGTTGATGGTGAAAACGGTGTTATCGGCATCACCCATTTTGCTCAGGAACAGCTCGGCGACCTTACTTTCGTCGAACTTCCGCAGGAAGGCGATACTTTCGCAGCCGGTGACGAATTCGGCTCAATTGAGTCCGTAAAGGCTGCCAGCGAAATGTACGCTCCGGTTGACTGCGAAGTAATCGCTGTTAACGAAGCACTGGAAGACGCACCTGAAAAAGTCAACGAAGATCCTTACGGGGAAGGCTGGCTTGTCAAAGTAAAAATTACCGGTCCGACTGATGCGCTTCTTGATGCCGCAGCTTATGAAAAAGTAACCGAAGAAGAAGCTCACTAA
- a CDS encoding methyltransferase domain-containing protein, with protein MKDYVSGEREVIKVETAGRVWKIERTADLETLWDEIGEDEFGDDERLPYWAELWPASVLLGEWLYRNSKLIRGRKCLDLGCGLGLTAVIGQSLGAEVVAFDYELPPLYFAKDNAVLNGTSQPLWLQMDWREPSLAESSFDFIWGGDILYEKRFFDPLEKLFRRVLKPGGTIWMAEPVRDVSVPVWRKLEDLGWQTALPLTEKAACCNAEMTVNIREVVPGKSM; from the coding sequence TTGAAGGATTATGTTTCCGGTGAACGGGAAGTTATAAAAGTAGAGACCGCCGGAAGGGTCTGGAAAATTGAACGAACAGCTGACCTTGAGACCCTTTGGGATGAAATAGGTGAAGATGAGTTCGGTGATGACGAGCGCTTGCCGTATTGGGCCGAACTCTGGCCTGCAAGCGTATTGCTCGGTGAATGGCTTTACCGTAATTCGAAGCTGATTCGGGGACGCAAATGTCTCGATCTAGGTTGCGGACTGGGGCTGACTGCTGTTATCGGACAATCCCTTGGAGCTGAGGTGGTCGCGTTTGATTACGAATTGCCGCCGCTTTATTTTGCAAAAGACAACGCCGTCTTGAACGGCACATCCCAGCCGCTCTGGTTGCAGATGGACTGGAGAGAACCATCGCTTGCAGAGAGTTCATTTGATTTCATCTGGGGCGGGGATATACTTTACGAAAAAAGATTTTTTGATCCGCTGGAAAAACTTTTCCGGCGGGTGCTTAAGCCGGGAGGCACCATCTGGATGGCTGAACCGGTGCGTGATGTGTCGGTTCCGGTCTGGCGGAAGCTTGAAGACCTCGGCTGGCAAACAGCGTTGCCTTTGACCGAGAAAGCCGCCTGCTGCAATGCGGAAATGACTGTCAATATCCGGGAAGTTGTTCCCGGCAAATCCATGTAG
- the nikR gene encoding nickel-responsive transcriptional regulator NikR, whose translation MGKTIRFGVSLDSDLLEKFDKLCDEKSYQTRSEAIRDLIRNMLVEKEWDEAEGQMAGTLSLVYDHHQSGLSQRLTELQHDSHDLIMSTLHVHLDHDNCLEVMVLKGDGKQIKELAHRLISTKGVKHGKLGLTTTGEELV comes from the coding sequence ATGGGTAAAACTATTCGTTTCGGAGTTTCCCTTGATTCCGATCTTCTTGAAAAATTTGATAAACTTTGTGATGAAAAAAGTTACCAGACCCGCTCTGAAGCAATTCGTGATTTGATCCGCAACATGTTGGTGGAAAAAGAATGGGATGAAGCTGAGGGGCAGATGGCCGGAACTCTTTCTTTGGTCTATGACCATCACCAGAGCGGTCTCTCTCAGCGTTTGACTGAGTTGCAGCACGACAGCCACGATCTGATCATGTCGACTCTGCATGTTCACCTTGATCATGACAACTGCCTTGAAGTCATGGTGCTTAAAGGTGACGGCAAGCAGATCAAAGAACTGGCTCATCGTCTTATTTCTACCAAAGGCGTGAAGCACGGCAAGCTCGGCCTCACAACGACTGGAGAAGAGTTGGTTTAA
- the folE2 gene encoding GTP cyclohydrolase FolE2, translating to MEDVQNSPAKVAMSIDRVGVRDLTLPLVVRDRESGSQHTMAKVALSVDLPAHFKGTHMSRFVEALEDWSEELDYKSFYNLLSDILRRLEAERAHAKLSFPYCLQKTSPVSGRKGIMSYECTVEGEMVGDKLEFTLGVKVPVMTVCPCSKAISDEGAHSQRAVVHIRTKSKGFIWIEDLVEIAEDSGSCEVFSLLKREDEKHVTEKSFSNPTFVEDVVRNAAMGLEKHPKISWYKVDVESFESIHNHCAFASIAKPE from the coding sequence ATGGAAGACGTACAAAACAGTCCTGCAAAGGTCGCCATGTCTATCGACAGGGTCGGTGTGCGGGATTTGACCCTCCCCCTTGTGGTTCGTGACCGGGAATCCGGCAGTCAGCACACCATGGCCAAAGTCGCCTTGTCCGTTGATCTGCCAGCCCATTTTAAAGGCACGCACATGAGCCGGTTCGTGGAGGCTCTGGAAGACTGGTCCGAAGAACTGGACTACAAGAGTTTCTACAATCTTTTAAGCGACATTCTGCGTCGCCTTGAAGCTGAACGCGCCCATGCCAAACTCAGCTTTCCCTATTGCCTGCAAAAAACCTCTCCGGTTAGCGGACGCAAGGGCATAATGAGTTATGAATGTACCGTGGAAGGCGAAATGGTCGGCGATAAGCTGGAGTTTACCCTTGGGGTGAAGGTCCCGGTAATGACCGTCTGCCCCTGTTCCAAGGCCATCAGTGATGAAGGAGCCCACAGTCAGCGTGCGGTGGTGCATATCAGGACAAAGTCCAAAGGATTTATTTGGATAGAGGATCTGGTGGAAATTGCGGAAGATTCAGGTTCGTGTGAAGTGTTCTCTCTGCTAAAGCGGGAAGATGAGAAGCACGTTACCGAAAAAAGTTTTTCTAACCCTACCTTTGTTGAGGATGTCGTCCGCAATGCTGCTATGGGTTTGGAAAAGCATCCGAAAATTTCCTGGTATAAAGTCGATGTGGAAAGTTTTGAGTCAATTCATAATCATTGTGCATTTGCAAGTATTGCCAAGCCGGAATAA
- a CDS encoding agmatine deiminase family protein — translation MMKIGKVYFLAALFIFATVITAAAAEWRFPGEFEKQERVYLGWLSKEYVKGYLTDDVLLEIAKNLAPYTNITICIPEESQLKHVQPLLEKNKLPMERISFQTIPFTMLYWRDFGPIFTTDRQGNKSIVDFGFNCWGYFPQSDTQSRIMERVDRDIAKLRKIPSRMTRLVSEGGDRELNGKGTILVTEACEFQRNPNLSRADIEIELKEMLGVSNVIWLKRGTVDDDAYNVSTLPGPDGKGVAYRSAAANNHIDEYCRFVAPDTILLAEVSEEEAAQGPVEAENRRRMEETYSILKNAVDQDGKHFKIIRIPMPEPLYFQVTPQDGAYYGLVSFPRFSDGTAFPVGKDIQVVPAQSYCNFLISNGVVLAQKYWHEGLPEKVKRRDAEALEVLKKAFPNRKVVTINTLGINFGGGGIHCSTQQEPYTGK, via the coding sequence ATGATGAAAATTGGTAAAGTTTATTTTTTAGCAGCACTATTTATCTTTGCAACGGTGATTACCGCTGCTGCTGCCGAATGGAGATTCCCCGGAGAATTTGAAAAACAGGAGAGGGTTTACCTCGGCTGGCTGAGCAAAGAATATGTTAAGGGCTACCTTACCGATGATGTCCTGCTGGAAATTGCCAAGAATCTTGCTCCGTATACAAACATCACCATCTGCATACCTGAAGAGAGTCAACTCAAACATGTGCAGCCCCTGTTAGAAAAGAACAAACTCCCCATGGAAAGAATTTCATTCCAGACCATTCCTTTTACCATGCTCTACTGGCGGGATTTTGGCCCCATCTTCACAACGGACAGGCAGGGTAACAAAAGCATAGTCGATTTCGGGTTCAACTGCTGGGGTTATTTTCCGCAATCAGACACCCAATCCCGGATAATGGAACGAGTAGACCGGGATATAGCCAAGCTGCGCAAAATCCCTTCAAGAATGACCCGTCTGGTCAGTGAAGGCGGGGACCGGGAACTGAACGGAAAAGGAACCATACTGGTCACTGAAGCCTGCGAATTCCAGCGTAACCCCAACCTTTCACGTGCTGACATTGAAATAGAACTCAAAGAAATGCTGGGCGTCAGCAACGTTATCTGGCTTAAAAGAGGGACCGTTGACGACGATGCTTACAACGTAAGCACCCTGCCAGGGCCGGACGGAAAAGGGGTGGCCTACCGCAGTGCTGCAGCCAATAATCACATTGATGAATATTGCCGCTTTGTAGCCCCGGATACAATTCTGCTGGCTGAAGTTAGTGAAGAGGAAGCGGCCCAAGGTCCGGTTGAAGCGGAAAACCGCCGCCGAATGGAAGAAACCTACAGTATACTTAAAAACGCAGTTGATCAGGACGGCAAGCACTTCAAGATTATCCGCATCCCCATGCCGGAACCCTTGTATTTCCAAGTGACCCCGCAGGATGGAGCCTATTACGGATTGGTTTCATTCCCGCGCTTTTCAGACGGTACGGCATTCCCTGTAGGAAAAGATATACAGGTTGTCCCGGCCCAGAGCTACTGCAATTTCCTGATTTCAAACGGTGTGGTTCTGGCCCAGAAATACTGGCATGAAGGTTTGCCCGAGAAAGTTAAAAGACGCGATGCCGAAGCACTTGAGGTGCTTAAAAAAGCATTCCCGAACCGAAAGGTAGTTACCATAAACACCCTCGGCATAAACTTCGGCGGTGGAGGAATTCATTGCTCTACCCAGCAGGAGCCGTATACGGGTAAATAA